In the Emys orbicularis isolate rEmyOrb1 chromosome 3, rEmyOrb1.hap1, whole genome shotgun sequence genome, one interval contains:
- the MTO1 gene encoding protein MTO1 homolog, mitochondrial, which produces MFLLRRRRRALPPAPMPWRRRAGSDGTAPRWDVLVIGGGHAGTEAAAAAARSGVRTLLVTHKADTIGQMSCNPSFGGIGKGHLMREVDALDGLCARICDQSGIHYKVLNRCKGPAVWGLRAQIDRKLYKENMQKEILNTPLLTVHEASVEDLLLVEPEPDRPGKCQVSGVILGDGSRVHAGSVILTTGTFLRGMVFIGLKMHPAGRLGDQPSIGLAQTLEKLGFAVGRLKTGTPPRLAKDSIDFSVLETHTADNPPVPFSFLSEAVWIKPEDQLSCYRILTNAKVEQIIHDNLHLNNHVRETTRGPRYCPSLESKVLRFPNRIHQLWLEPEGLDSNIIYPQGMSMTLPPELQEQVIACICGLEKAKMVQPGYGVQYDFLDPRQLSASLESRLVQRLFFAGQINGTTGYEEAAAQGVIAGINAGLRVSGKPPFIISRTEGYIGVLIDDLTTLGTNEPYRMFTSRVEFRMSLRPDNADSRLTLRGFEEAGCVSQQRYAQTSQMKATLEEAIAVLKSLQFTATKWSRLIPEASISNSRSSLASALDILQYPEVTMELLARAIPEPLRKFAEWRELAERLKIEAVYEWHVASQQQEIEEVRRDEALQLPEDLDYFAIDASLSQEVREKLDSNRPQTIGAVSRIPGITPAAIVNLLKFVKNNQQRTEHIKHSRTGRPLPEGNTFGKSTFQNSSLSCTS; this is translated from the exons GGCAAATGTCATGTAACCCTTCCTTCGGTGGCATTGGAAAGGGGCATCTCATGAGAGAGGTAGATGCCCTGGACGGGCTGTGCGCTCGGATCTGTGATCAGTCTGGAATTCATTACAAGGTGCTAAACCGGTGTAAGGGGCCTGCTGTGTGGGGTCTCCGAGCCCAGATTGATAGGAAACTCTATAAAGAAAACATGCAG AAAGAAATCCTTAACACTCCACTGCTGACTGTTCATGAGGCATCTGTGGAGGATCTTCTCCTGGTGGAACCAGAGCCAGACCGTCCTGGGAAATGCCAAGTCAGTGGAGTCATTCTAG GGGATGGAAGCAGAGTCCACGCTGGGAGTGTCATCCTGACTACAGGCACGTTTCTGAGGGGGATGGTCTTCATCGGATTAAAGATGCATCCCGCTGGGCGATTAGGGGATCAGCCCTCCATTGGACTGGCTCAGACCTTGGAGAAACTGGGATTTGCTGTGGGAAGGCTGAAGACTGGGACCCCACCTCGACTGGCCAAagactctattgacttcagcgtTCTGGAGACACACACGGCTGACAACCCTCCTGTGCCATTCAGCTTCCTCAGTGAGGCTGTGTGGATCAAG CCAGAAGATCAGCTCTCATGCTACCGGATTCTCACCAATGCCAAAGTGGAGCAAATCATCCACGATAACCTTCACCTGAACAACCATGTACGGGAGACAACAAGAGGGCCCCG ATACTGTCCCTCGCTTGAATCCAAAGTTCTGCGCTTTCCAAACCGCATTCATCAGCTGTGGCTGGAGCCTGAGGGTCTGGATTCCAACATCATCTACCCCCAAGGGATGTCAATGACTCTGCCGCCGGAGCTCCAGGAGCAGGTGATTGCGTGCATCTGTGGCTTGGAGAAAGCCAAGATGGTGCAGCCAG GCTATGGGGTTCAGTATGACTTTCTGGACCCCCGTCAGCTCAGTGCTTCCCTTGAGTCCCGTCTTGTTCAGCGACTCTTCTTTGCAGGACAGATAAATGGTACCACGGGCTATGAAGAAGCTGCAGCCCAG GGAGTGATTGCTGGGATCAACGCTGGCCTGCGTGTCAGTGGCAAGCCCCCTTTTATCATTAGCCGCACAGAGGGCTACATCGGAGTCTTGATTGATGACCTCACCACCCTGGGCACCAACGAACCATACCGCATGTTCACCAGCCGAGTGGAATTCCGCATGTCTCTACGGCCCGACAACGCAGACAGCAGGCTCACCCTCCGAG GTTTTGAGGAAGCTGGCTGTGTGTCCCAACAGCGATATGCACAGACATCTCAGATGAAGGCTACTTTAGAGGAGGCAATAGCAGTGCTAAAATCTCTTCAGTTCACCGCCACCAAATGGTCCAGGCTGATTCCAGAGGCTTCCATAAGCAACAGTCGAAGCTCCCTTGCCAG TGCCCTTGACATCCTTCAATATCCAGAGGTCACCATGGAGCTTTTGGCAAGAGCTATCCCAGAGCCCCTGAGAAAGTTTGCTGAATGGAGAGAACTGGCAGAGAGGCTGAAAATAGAAG CTGTTTATGAGTGGCATgtagccagccagcagcaggaaataGAGGAAGTACGTCGAGATGAAGCTCTCCAGCTGCCGGAGGACCTAGATTACTTTGCCATTGACGCATCGTTGTCCCAGGAAGTGCGAGAGAAACTAGATTCCAACCGCCCCCAGACG ATCGGAGCAGTCAGTCGCATTCCTGGAATTACACCAGCCGCCATTGTTAACCTGCTGAAATTTGTGAAGAACAATCAGCAAAGGACAGAGCACATAAAGCACTCTAGGACTGGCAGACCCTTACCAGAGGGAAATACGTTTGGGAAGAGTACATTTCAGAACTCAAGCTTGAGCTGTACTTCATGA